From Rhodothermales bacterium, the proteins below share one genomic window:
- the ccoS gene encoding cbb3-type cytochrome oxidase assembly protein CcoS → MNVLYILVPVALALAGLSVLAFRWASSSGQFDDVHTPALRVIMDDTPAPNANQHNHEQ, encoded by the coding sequence ATGAATGTCCTATACATCCTGGTACCTGTCGCCCTCGCCCTGGCCGGACTCAGCGTGCTCGCCTTCCGGTGGGCCAGCTCCAGCGGCCAGTTCGACGACGTGCATACGCCGGCGCTCCGCGTGATCATGGATGACACCCCGGCTCCGAACGCAAACCAACACAACCATGAGCAGTAA